DNA sequence from the Desulfobacterales bacterium genome:
TATAATATAATAGCCACTAATACGAATTGACATTTCAAATATAACAATCAAAATATATTTGTCAATTCAATACGTGTTTTTTTCTTCTGGCATGAGTCTTCAGTCGTGAGTCAACAGTCTTCGTCCTGCTGGCGAATCTGTGGCGTTTCATGTCAATTGTTGAATGTAATCCGTATAAATGGCATAATCGCCGGCAGAAAATAAAATGAAGACCACCTTTTCAAGCGCATTGTTTTCACGGAGGAATTCGATGGTCGTATCGATGGCGATTTTGCAGGCATCCTGTATGGGATAGCCATAGATGCCGCAGCTGATGGCGGGAAAGGCGATGGTTTTGGCATCATGGTCAACGGCAAGTTGGAGGCTGTTTCGGTAGCAGTTCGCCAGCAGGACAGGGTCAGAGGGTTTTGCGCTGTACACCGGACCGACCGTATGGATGACATATTCTGCGAGAAGATCGTAGCCGTATGTGATTTTGGCTTCTCCGGTATTACATCCCCCGAGGGTCCGGCAATATTTGACCAGTTCCGGGCCTGCTGCCCGGTGAATTGCACCATCGACACCGCCGCCGCCCAGGAGGGTTTTATTGGCTGCATTCACAATCGCATCAACCTCCAGTTCGGTGATATCGCCCTGTTGAATTTCAATTCGGTCCAGTATGTGATTTTCCATGTTACCCCCTTGTTGTTGTGTTGGATGCATATTGATGCGGTCTTTGAATTTAAAGTTCGTAAAGGGTTTCGTCCCTGAATGGCTGCCTGGCCCGGGCTTTGAGTCGGTTTGAGGCCTTCCCGGCCAGGGTGAACGGATCTTCTTCTTCCAGCAGACGGCCCATTTCAGCCTCGATTTTATCCGGATCTTCGCCCTTTTCCATTCGATGCAAGGCTTCTTCCATGCCCGGCCCCAGCTTCAGCCCTGTCATGTCCGAAAGTTTTTTCATCATGGATGCGGCCTGACGGGGATCATCCTCGTTGATCCTGTCCGCTTTACCGGCGAGCATCTGCATGGCTTTTTCAATCTTGCTTTCATCGATGGGAAGATCGTTCATATCGCCGGCTTCGGCAGCCTTTCCGGTAAAGGCAAATACGGATACCTGCCGGGACAGGCTGGGTTTCCCGCATTTTGGGCAGTCAGGCAGTCTGGTGGTGTTGACGGTTTTGGAGAAAAAGTTGAACAGGGTGTTGCACTCGGAGCAGTAAAATTCGTATATCGGCATAACTACCTCGTCTTGTGATGGATTGGGGTTATTTGAAAAAATAATAAAATTTGATGCTGCCTTTGTCAACGGTATTTACTTTTTCATAGGCTTGCTTGAGATATCCATTCGTTTTTTTAGTTTTATTCGAATATATTCAGAAAAACAGATCGTTGACTTCAGGGCCCCCTTCTGGTAAGCCACTGGCAGTCAACATCATTCAGAAAAGAAAGGATAAAAACATCATGGAAAGAACGTTATCTATCATAAAACCGGACGGCGTGAGCAGAGGGGTTATCGGAGAAGTTGTCAAGCGTCTGGAAAACAAAGCGATCAAGATCGTTGCCATGAAGATGGTTCATATGACAAAGGCACAGGCGGAAGGCTTTTATGCGGTGCATAAGGAAAGGCCGTTTTTCGGGAGTCTGACAGCGTTCATGTCATCCGGGCCGGCCGTGGTGATGATTCTGGAAGGGGACGATGTGATTGCGCGTTACCGGAAACTGATGGGTGCGACCAATTTCAAGGAAGCCGAAGAGGGAACCATCCGGAGGGATTTTGCAACTGATATCGAAAAAAACGTGGTTCACGGTTCGGACGCACCGGAAACTGCCGCCGTTGAAATCGCTTATTTTTTTAACAGCTTTGAAATTGTTGGCAGATGATCGAAAAAATCAATCTTGATCATATTGCCGTTGTTCTTCAGCAGCCCCGGTTTCCTGAAAATATCGGGGCTGCTGCCCGCGCCATGTGCAACATGGGGCTCCGCCGGCTGATTGTGGTCTGTCCGGAAAACTGTGACCGGGACCGGATGTTTAAAATGGCAACCCATGAGGCATCGGACATTATCGAGCGGATGCAGATTGCCGATGAATTGAAACAGACGCTGTTCGATTTTCAGTATGTTGTGGGTACCACCGCCCGGCTGGGCGGCGAACGCAAGGTGGTCTATACGCCGTCAAACCTCGCTCAAAAGCTGATTTCGATTTCAAAGGAAAATCAGGTCGCGCTGGTGTTCGGGCCTGAAAACAGGGGGTTGAACAACGAGGAAGCCCGAAACTGCCATGTGCTGGTCAATATCCCGACGGCGCAATTTTCCTCGCTGAACCTGGCGCAGGCGGTCATGGTCATGTGCTATGAGCTGTTTGTGGCCGGCAGTGAAACCGAATCGGCGTTTGTTCCCCGGATGGCCAACCATTATGAACTGGACGGCATGTATGATCAGCTCAAACAAGTGCTGGTCAACATCAGCTATATCAATGCGGACAATCCGGATTACTGGATGACGAAAATACGCCAGTCGCTCAACCGGATTTGTCTGCGGGCCCGAGATGTCAAAATCATCCGCGGCCTTTGCCGTCAGATCAACTGGTATGGAGAAAAATGCTATCAGGACGGGTTTAAAGCCGGACAATCCCCCGAACCTCAACCTGAAGATGAACGTCTGGCATGAGCATCCGAATCAGGGCCGAAG
Encoded proteins:
- a CDS encoding O-acetyl-ADP-ribose deacetylase encodes the protein MENHILDRIEIQQGDITELEVDAIVNAANKTLLGGGGVDGAIHRAAGPELVKYCRTLGGCNTGEAKITYGYDLLAEYVIHTVGPVYSAKPSDPVLLANCYRNSLQLAVDHDAKTIAFPAISCGIYGYPIQDACKIAIDTTIEFLRENNALEKVVFILFSAGDYAIYTDYIQQLT
- a CDS encoding zinc ribbon domain-containing protein yields the protein MPIYEFYCSECNTLFNFFSKTVNTTRLPDCPKCGKPSLSRQVSVFAFTGKAAEAGDMNDLPIDESKIEKAMQMLAGKADRINEDDPRQAASMMKKLSDMTGLKLGPGMEEALHRMEKGEDPDKIEAEMGRLLEEEDPFTLAGKASNRLKARARQPFRDETLYEL
- the ndk gene encoding nucleoside-diphosphate kinase; translation: MERTLSIIKPDGVSRGVIGEVVKRLENKAIKIVAMKMVHMTKAQAEGFYAVHKERPFFGSLTAFMSSGPAVVMILEGDDVIARYRKLMGATNFKEAEEGTIRRDFATDIEKNVVHGSDAPETAAVEIAYFFNSFEIVGR
- a CDS encoding RNA methyltransferase, which produces MIEKINLDHIAVVLQQPRFPENIGAAARAMCNMGLRRLIVVCPENCDRDRMFKMATHEASDIIERMQIADELKQTLFDFQYVVGTTARLGGERKVVYTPSNLAQKLISISKENQVALVFGPENRGLNNEEARNCHVLVNIPTAQFSSLNLAQAVMVMCYELFVAGSETESAFVPRMANHYELDGMYDQLKQVLVNISYINADNPDYWMTKIRQSLNRICLRARDVKIIRGLCRQINWYGEKCYQDGFKAGQSPEPQPEDERLA